DNA from Chitinophaga pendula:
TATATGTGTGCGCCTGTGTCTACCGGGCTACGTGATTTTTCCAAGGCAGCTGCCTGTTTTGAGAAGATGATGGGTAATTATTCGTTGGTACCATACAAGGATCTGTGGGATTATAACAAGCCTAATACGCCGGAGTCTATTCTGGAGTTCCAATTTGATTTCAATTATCCTAACAATAATAAGATACAGTTCCAGATAGGCTCCCGTGCGGTGCAGGCTTTTTTTGGGGACGGCTGTTATTATTCGGGATATGACAAGATCGTGCCGACCCAGTATGCTTATGCTACTGTGGATAATGGTGGTATTTGGGAAGCCGGGGATCTGCGTAAGGAGGAGAGTATCCGTTATGATTTTACTTACTATGGTCAGACGCCTACGCTGGACCCTATTAAATGGGAGGATCTGGGTCCTGATCATGACGAGTTGTTGCCGCATGTTAAGAAGTATGAGGATTTCCGTACGGATAAACATTCCGGCAACAAGATCGATAATATGTGGAACTCTGGTAAGAACATACCGGTATTGCGGTTGGCGGATGTTAAGCTCAGTTATGCGGAATGTTTGAATGAGCTGAACCGTACGGGTGAGGCGGTGAATGTGGTGAATGAGGTTCGTACGCGTGCCTGGGGAGGTAATTTACCGGATGATAAGCGATGGAAGGTGACTTCGCAGGAGAACTTCCGCAGGGATATTATGGATGAGCGTATGCGCGAGTTGTTTGCGGAGGACTGGCGTCGTATAGACCTGATCCGTACGGGTAAGTTTGTGGAGTATGTGAAAGCCCGTAATAAGTGGGCCAGACAATCTGGTACTATTCAGGCATTCCAGATAATATTCCCTATTCCTGAAACGGAAATAAAGCTGAACCAGGACATTAAACCTTCGGATCAGAATCCTGGATATAATTGATCATTATTGTAAAACCG
Protein-coding regions in this window:
- a CDS encoding RagB/SusD family nutrient uptake outer membrane protein, with the protein product MKRTIKWTLVVGFALFTTSCNKFLDERSQTKLDESQVYSDVNLVETSLKGLYASWKAIRTDEQGLIMMMGTDEIQQGAFQMKGDANKGGLDRFDGNLNATLNHLTNQWNLRWLIVNEAAKIVKGLGSGTLVPDSREAKLVGEASFIRGFVDLQLAMYWGEIPIRDLNREAELGFRRQPLKDVWAYIIADLQRAADNCPKSNTPGRATAGAAWAMLGKAYMCAPVSTGLRDFSKAAACFEKMMGNYSLVPYKDLWDYNKPNTPESILEFQFDFNYPNNNKIQFQIGSRAVQAFFGDGCYYSGYDKIVPTQYAYATVDNGGIWEAGDLRKEESIRYDFTYYGQTPTLDPIKWEDLGPDHDELLPHVKKYEDFRTDKHSGNKIDNMWNSGKNIPVLRLADVKLSYAECLNELNRTGEAVNVVNEVRTRAWGGNLPDDKRWKVTSQENFRRDIMDERMRELFAEDWRRIDLIRTGKFVEYVKARNKWARQSGTIQAFQIIFPIPETEIKLNQDIKPSDQNPGYN